One window from the genome of Acidobacteriota bacterium encodes:
- the yajC gene encoding preprotein translocase subunit YajC: protein MSLFLFAQQKSSQPSGSVLAGLLPFILVFIVFYLLLILPARKRQKKHQQMIGSLKPGDKVITTGGIYGVVMGVHEDKIELRIATNVKIDIAKNAISGVLGKEHK, encoded by the coding sequence ATGAGTTTGTTTCTTTTCGCACAGCAAAAGTCTTCTCAACCTTCTGGTAGTGTTTTAGCAGGCTTACTTCCTTTTATTTTAGTCTTTATAGTTTTCTATCTACTTTTGATTTTACCAGCAAGGAAAAGACAGAAAAAACACCAGCAGATGATAGGAAGTCTAAAGCCTGGCGATAAAGTAATTACAACAGGTGGAATTTATGGTGTTGTTATGGGCGTTCATGAAGATAAGATAGAGCTTCGAATAGCAACGAATGTAAAAATAGATATAGCAAAAAATGCTATTTCCGGAGTTTTAGGAAAAGAACATAAATAA
- the tgt gene encoding tRNA guanosine(34) transglycosylase Tgt, giving the protein MFYSFKILSELKDSKARTGIIKTKMGDVNTPCFLPVASQGAVKALTHRELEELGADMILSNTYHVYLRPGLEVIEKFGGLHEFISWRKPILTDSGGFQIYSISKLAKVEGEGVYFSSHLDGSKFHFSPEKVVEIQSVLNSDIMMVLDYFVPYISPYEEVKYSTELTVKWAERSMEAFKRWNKNQAIFGIVQGGTYRNLREYCAEKLKEMDFDGYGLGGMSIGEPKEKMLEMIEVMNEILPEEKPKYLMGSGTPEDLFEAVERGVDVFDCVLPTRNARTGTIFTSLGKVIIKQKRYYDDESPLDPNCNCYTCRNYSKAYLRHLYVSNEINSSILNTIHNIQFYLDIIKKIRQSILLGSFEELKSNTLNLKKEMI; this is encoded by the coding sequence ATGTTCTATTCTTTTAAAATCCTTTCAGAATTAAAAGATTCAAAGGCAAGGACTGGAATAATAAAAACAAAGATGGGCGATGTAAATACTCCATGTTTTCTTCCTGTGGCATCCCAGGGTGCTGTAAAAGCGCTAACACATAGAGAACTTGAAGAATTGGGAGCTGATATGATTCTCTCAAATACATATCATGTATATTTAAGACCGGGATTAGAAGTCATCGAGAAATTTGGAGGGCTCCATGAATTTATTTCATGGAGAAAACCAATATTGACGGATAGCGGTGGTTTCCAGATTTACAGCATTTCTAAACTTGCTAAAGTAGAGGGGGAAGGCGTATACTTTTCATCCCATCTGGATGGATCAAAATTCCATTTTTCTCCTGAAAAAGTTGTAGAAATTCAAAGTGTGCTCAACTCGGACATCATGATGGTTCTTGATTATTTTGTTCCTTACATCTCTCCCTATGAGGAAGTTAAATACTCCACTGAATTGACGGTAAAATGGGCAGAGCGTTCTATGGAGGCTTTTAAGAGATGGAATAAGAATCAAGCCATTTTCGGCATTGTTCAGGGAGGTACATACAGAAATTTAAGAGAGTATTGTGCAGAGAAATTAAAAGAAATGGATTTTGATGGCTATGGACTCGGCGGGATGAGTATCGGAGAGCCTAAAGAGAAGATGCTTGAAATGATTGAAGTTATGAATGAAATCCTTCCCGAAGAAAAACCAAAATACTTGATGGGTTCAGGGACCCCTGAAGATTTATTCGAAGCTGTTGAAAGAGGAGTTGATGTATTTGATTGTGTACTTCCCACAAGGAATGCAAGGACTGGTACCATTTTCACATCTCTGGGAAAGGTCATAATTAAACAGAAAAGATATTATGATGATGAATCTCCATTGGATCCAAATTGTAATTGTTATACCTGCAGAAATTATTCAAAAGCCTATTTAAGGCACCTGTATGTCAGTAATGAAATAAATTCTTCTATTCTGAATACGATACATAACATTCAATTTTATCTTGACATTATTAAAAAAATTAGGCAAAGTATTTTACTCGGTTCTTTTGAAGAACTGAAGAGTAATACATTAAATTTGAAGAAAGAGATGATTTAA
- a CDS encoding DUF933 domain-containing protein: protein MKIGILGYPKVGKTCLWNLLTVSKRVEEHKGTKEIRIGSAKIEDKRLDNLSSLYPEKNKVSFHIDYGDLTGFSFGEVKNTVYLENFREFDALIFVIRAFSSPSVPYFRQEINPQKEIYEIEEELRLVDMIAIESSTERIEKELKKVKDINRERELKILHKLKIALDEDYPLRNVTLDGEEEKIIKGFGFFSRKPIIYAINLDEKNISELYDSLKYFEKQDNAVAINFCGKIEEEIMELEEDLRLSFMEEWGLKEFTSRKIIKASLEVLHIISFFTIGKDEVRLWPLRKGMTVNKAAGVIHSDLEKGFIKAEIIPYEELLNHGSIQNAKNKGAVRLEGKDCIVKDGDVIYIRFSHS from the coding sequence ATGAAGATAGGGATCCTCGGATATCCAAAAGTTGGCAAAACTTGCCTGTGGAATCTCTTGACTGTTTCGAAGAGAGTAGAGGAGCATAAAGGAACAAAAGAGATAAGGATTGGTTCAGCAAAAATAGAAGATAAAAGGCTCGACAATCTCTCATCCCTTTATCCTGAAAAGAACAAAGTAAGTTTCCATATAGATTATGGAGACCTGACTGGGTTTTCTTTCGGGGAAGTTAAAAATACAGTATATCTTGAAAATTTTAGAGAATTTGACGCTTTGATATTTGTAATCAGGGCTTTTTCAAGTCCATCGGTTCCCTATTTCAGGCAGGAGATAAACCCTCAAAAAGAAATTTATGAGATTGAAGAAGAGTTAAGACTTGTAGACATGATTGCGATCGAATCCTCTACAGAAAGAATCGAGAAAGAGTTGAAAAAGGTTAAAGATATCAATAGAGAAAGAGAATTGAAGATACTCCATAAACTGAAAATTGCCCTTGATGAGGATTATCCATTAAGAAATGTGACATTGGATGGAGAAGAAGAAAAGATTATAAAAGGATTTGGATTTTTTTCCAGAAAGCCGATTATTTATGCGATTAATCTTGATGAAAAAAATATTTCTGAACTATATGATTCATTGAAATATTTTGAAAAACAGGATAATGCAGTTGCTATTAATTTCTGTGGAAAAATCGAAGAAGAAATAATGGAACTTGAGGAAGATTTGAGGCTTTCTTTTATGGAAGAGTGGGGTCTAAAAGAATTTACAAGTCGAAAAATCATAAAAGCCTCTCTTGAGGTTCTCCACATTATTTCTTTTTTTACCATCGGGAAGGATGAAGTTAGATTGTGGCCTCTGAGGAAAGGGATGACAGTCAATAAAGCTGCAGGAGTAATTCATTCTGACCTTGAGAAAGGTTTTATAAAAGCTGAAATTATCCCATACGAAGAGTTGTTAAATCATGGATCAATTCAGAATGCAAAGAATAAAGGAGCTGTTAGACTGGAAGGTAAGGACTGCATAGTAAAAGATGGAGATGTGATTTATATCAGATTTTCTCATTCTTAA